Proteins from a genomic interval of Pseudoalteromonas sp. MEBiC 03607:
- the rnhA gene encoding ribonuclease HI codes for MQKTVEIYTDGSCLGNPGPGGYGIVMRYNGHEKQLSQGYTLTTNNRMEMLAAIVALETLTRSCHVILTTDSQYVKQGIESWVENWKKRGWKTAAKKPVKNVDLWKRLDAACQQHEVEWRWVKGHSGNKYNEIVDDLAREAAGSDQLLEDTGYDGN; via the coding sequence GTGCAGAAAACCGTAGAGATTTACACCGATGGATCATGTTTAGGAAATCCAGGGCCTGGAGGGTATGGCATCGTGATGCGATACAACGGCCACGAAAAGCAATTGAGTCAAGGCTATACCCTAACAACTAATAATCGGATGGAAATGCTCGCAGCTATCGTTGCACTAGAAACCCTCACCCGCTCTTGTCACGTCATTCTTACTACCGATAGCCAATATGTGAAACAAGGCATTGAGTCATGGGTCGAAAATTGGAAAAAACGCGGCTGGAAAACTGCAGCTAAAAAACCAGTTAAGAATGTCGATTTATGGAAACGACTCGATGCAGCATGCCAGCAACACGAAGTAGAATGGCGCTGGGTAAAAGGCCATAGCGGCAACAAATATAATGAAATTGTTGACGATCTAGCCCGCGAAGCCGCTGGCAGCGATCAATTACTTGAAGACACAGGTTACGACGGTAATTAA
- the dnaQ gene encoding DNA polymerase III subunit epsilon translates to MAHRQIVLDTETTGIDPKQGHRIIEIGCVELVNRRLTGNNFHVYINPQREIEEEAIDVHGITNEFLRDKPLYHQIAHEFLEYIRGAELVIHNAAFDIGHMDNEFALLNQGFPNTADVCSVLDTLKMARDLHPGQKNNLDALCRRYDIDNSKRTLHGALLDSEILADVYLAMTGGQVKLNLNQNKDEGSTHQTGGIRRLSADRAPLVVLRATEQEQAAHEERLDLVAKGGQCLWRAE, encoded by the coding sequence ATGGCACATAGACAAATAGTTTTAGATACAGAAACCACGGGTATTGACCCAAAGCAAGGCCACCGCATCATTGAAATCGGTTGTGTTGAACTTGTGAATCGCCGTCTTACTGGCAACAACTTTCATGTGTACATCAATCCACAACGTGAAATAGAAGAAGAAGCGATAGACGTACACGGTATCACCAATGAATTTTTGCGTGATAAACCTTTGTACCACCAAATTGCCCATGAGTTTTTAGAGTATATTCGTGGCGCAGAGCTTGTTATTCATAACGCAGCGTTCGATATCGGCCACATGGACAACGAGTTTGCATTGTTAAATCAAGGTTTTCCGAATACTGCCGATGTATGTAGTGTACTTGATACCTTGAAAATGGCGCGTGACTTGCATCCAGGTCAAAAGAATAACCTTGATGCGCTTTGTCGCCGCTATGATATTGATAACTCAAAGCGTACTTTACACGGCGCATTACTGGATTCCGAGATTCTAGCTGATGTTTACTTGGCAATGACCGGTGGACAAGTAAAGCTGAACCTCAATCAAAATAAAGATGAAGGCTCAACACATCAAACGGGTGGTATTCGTCGTCTTAGTGCCGACAGAGCACCCCTTGTGGTATTAAGAGCAACCGAACAAGAGCAAGCTGCCCATGAAGAACGTTTAGATTTAGTGGCAAAGGGTGGTCAATGTTTATGGCGTGCAGAATAA
- the speB gene encoding agmatinase — MSTLFDHTDHSLYSNGMTFLRQPMVQNITAIDADVVVLGLPFDLATSGRPGARLGPDAIRRASVHLAWEETKYPWTFPLFERLKLADAGDFTYPVGDPEYFTAQLELAAEQILRQGKTLLGLGGDHFVTLPLLRAHAKQHGKMALVHFDAHTDTYSNGSRYDHGTMFYHAPMEGLIDVDHSIQIGIRTDFDQSKHEFAVIDAMAANDLPAQDIAEQIKARVGDLPVYLTFDIDCLDPAFAPGTGTPVCGGLTSDKVLKVLRALKGINMVGMDVVEVSPSYDQSELTAIAAATIANELLHLWALKHKY, encoded by the coding sequence ATGTCGACATTGTTTGACCACACAGATCATTCATTGTATTCAAACGGCATGACGTTTTTACGTCAGCCGATGGTGCAGAACATCACCGCAATCGATGCCGATGTAGTGGTGTTAGGTTTACCCTTTGATTTGGCGACCTCAGGTCGCCCTGGTGCACGTTTAGGGCCTGACGCAATTCGTCGTGCCTCAGTGCACCTCGCATGGGAAGAAACCAAGTACCCGTGGACGTTCCCATTATTTGAGCGTTTAAAATTAGCTGATGCAGGTGATTTTACTTACCCAGTAGGCGACCCAGAATATTTTACCGCGCAGTTAGAATTAGCCGCTGAGCAAATTCTTCGTCAAGGTAAAACATTATTAGGTTTAGGTGGCGACCACTTTGTGACTTTGCCGCTACTGCGTGCCCATGCTAAGCAACACGGTAAAATGGCATTAGTGCATTTTGATGCCCACACAGATACTTACAGCAATGGTTCGCGTTATGATCACGGCACCATGTTTTATCATGCGCCGATGGAAGGGCTTATTGATGTTGATCACAGCATTCAAATCGGTATTCGTACTGACTTTGATCAGAGCAAGCATGAGTTTGCAGTGATTGATGCAATGGCTGCTAATGATTTGCCAGCGCAAGATATTGCAGAGCAAATTAAAGCGCGCGTGGGTGACTTACCTGTGTATCTAACCTTTGATATTGACTGCCTTGATCCAGCATTCGCGCCGGGTACTGGCACACCAGTTTGTGGTGGCTTAACCAGCGATAAAGTACTCAAAGTACTTCGTGCGTTGAAAGGCATTAATATGGTCGGTATGGATGTGGTTGAAGTGTCGCCATCCTATGACCAAAGTGAACTAACAGCGATTGCTGCAGCGACCATTGCCAATGAGTTATTACACTTATGGGCTTTGAAGCATAAATACTAA
- a CDS encoding class I SAM-dependent methyltransferase, which yields MKPALSFQEGPKPYSWQQFPHGDYLRAEIERKLTPWLPRMFGYHMLKLGNLSGELATSESPIKHQVCVAEQGLFTGVIADVDELPFYEHSVDACILSHCLEYHSDPHHILREAHRTLIPGGYIVITGFNPFSLCGLAQLLPFSRQKLPWTGRFFTPSRVKDWLNLLGFEIISDERFIHSSLARGNRLSRFAAWRSFGQQYLKPMGSVYMLVARKRVAPLTPIKPKWHARPQFSPVKGAGLRQTSKQHCERDS from the coding sequence ATGAAACCAGCCCTTAGTTTTCAAGAAGGTCCTAAGCCATACTCTTGGCAGCAGTTCCCTCATGGTGACTATTTACGTGCTGAAATTGAACGTAAGCTAACACCATGGCTGCCGCGCATGTTTGGTTATCACATGCTCAAACTCGGTAATTTAAGTGGTGAGCTGGCAACCAGTGAAAGTCCTATTAAGCATCAAGTTTGCGTAGCAGAGCAGGGCTTATTTACCGGTGTTATTGCTGATGTAGACGAGTTACCGTTTTATGAGCACAGTGTTGATGCCTGCATATTATCGCACTGTTTAGAATATCATTCTGATCCGCACCATATCTTACGTGAAGCGCATCGTACTTTGATCCCCGGTGGTTACATCGTGATCACAGGCTTTAACCCGTTTAGTTTGTGTGGATTGGCGCAGTTATTACCTTTTAGCCGCCAAAAGCTACCGTGGACAGGGCGGTTTTTTACGCCATCACGAGTAAAAGATTGGTTGAATTTATTAGGCTTTGAAATAATCTCTGATGAGCGTTTTATCCATTCATCGCTTGCAAGAGGTAACCGCTTATCGCGCTTTGCTGCGTGGCGCAGCTTTGGCCAGCAATATTTAAAGCCAATGGGCAGTGTGTATATGCTGGTGGCTAGAAAGCGTGTGGCCCCGCTGACACCAATTAAACCTAAATGGCATGCAAGGCCGCAATTTTCGCCAGTGAAAGGAGCAGGGCTTAGACAAACATCAAAGCAGCACTGTGAGCGGGATAGCTAG
- the gloB gene encoding hydroxyacylglutathione hydrolase codes for MVQVKAIKAFSDNYIWCISNEAEQTAWVVDPGQAEPVLNYLSENNLSLAGILITHHHYDHTDGVAALVKTFRDIPVYGPRHSPFKGISHGVCEADKVAVYDYTFTVLATPGHTLDHVCYINDELSFTGDTLFSAGCGRLFEGSAEQMWHSLCKLRALPDECKIYCTHEYTQANLAFAKAVEPNNEYLLNYSDKVDALRESGKISLPTQLSVERQINPFIRCHFPHITDELPSELKENLDLAEPWQRFAGLRAWKDNF; via the coding sequence ATGGTGCAAGTTAAAGCAATTAAAGCCTTTTCTGATAACTACATTTGGTGCATCAGCAATGAAGCTGAACAAACAGCGTGGGTGGTCGACCCAGGACAGGCAGAGCCCGTTCTAAATTACCTAAGCGAAAATAACTTATCACTCGCAGGAATTTTAATTACCCATCATCACTATGATCACACCGATGGCGTTGCAGCCTTGGTAAAAACATTTCGTGATATCCCGGTGTACGGACCAAGACACAGCCCTTTCAAAGGCATTAGCCATGGCGTTTGTGAAGCGGATAAGGTGGCGGTGTACGATTACACTTTTACTGTGCTTGCGACACCTGGGCATACTCTCGATCATGTTTGTTACATTAATGATGAGTTAAGTTTTACTGGCGATACCTTATTTAGTGCTGGCTGCGGGCGATTATTTGAAGGCAGTGCTGAACAAATGTGGCACTCTTTATGTAAATTAAGAGCTCTGCCTGATGAGTGTAAAATCTACTGCACTCATGAATACACGCAGGCCAACTTGGCCTTTGCAAAAGCTGTTGAACCAAATAACGAATACCTTCTCAACTACAGTGATAAAGTAGATGCACTGCGAGAAAGCGGCAAAATTAGCTTACCGACTCAATTAAGCGTTGAGAGGCAAATAAACCCCTTTATCCGTTGTCATTTTCCACACATAACTGATGAGCTTCCAAGCGAGCTGAAAGAAAATCTTGATCTAGCTGAACCTTGGCAACGCTTTGCGGGTCTCAGAGCCTGGAAAGATAATTTTTAA
- a CDS encoding GNAT family N-acetyltransferase — MQLVDLNPDDPEVVNVFADIDRLINSLYPVATAQSLSVEELAEPNVYAIGLKNEDGIVACGAIVMQEGNPPYGEIRRLYVKPSYRGKGLSRRIMQILLHHAGEQQIPLIRLETGPKQTESISLYENLGFHRCGPFGNYTDSPQSLFMELGLNQ; from the coding sequence ATGCAGTTAGTCGATTTAAATCCAGATGATCCAGAAGTAGTAAACGTGTTTGCTGATATAGACCGACTCATTAACTCTTTATACCCCGTAGCTACAGCTCAATCATTAAGTGTTGAAGAGTTAGCTGAGCCTAATGTTTACGCCATAGGTTTAAAAAATGAAGATGGTATTGTTGCCTGCGGAGCGATTGTGATGCAAGAAGGCAACCCACCGTACGGCGAAATCCGTCGCCTGTATGTGAAACCTAGTTATCGAGGTAAAGGTTTGTCTCGCCGAATTATGCAAATCTTATTGCATCATGCTGGTGAACAACAAATCCCGCTAATTCGTCTTGAAACGGGTCCTAAGCAAACTGAATCAATTAGTTTGTATGAAAATTTAGGCTTTCATCGTTGTGGTCCATTTGGCAACTATACTGACAGCCCGCAAAGTTTATTTATGGAACTGGGACTTAATCAGTAA
- the cysZ gene encoding sulfate transporter CysZ encodes MQFTQGMEYFFSGFKLISQKGLKRFVLIPLLINILLFGSSLFFLYGWLTDGFAYMNSLLPEWLSWLEWLMWPIAVLVILFSYSMLFTVITNFIAAPFNGLLSEKVELYLTGQKVNDDGLLDTMKDVPRMLGREWTKLCYYLPRAIGFFILLWILPVIGQVLWVLFTCWMYAIQYEDYAFDNHKISFNAMKDDLKQKQTLSYGFGLAVMLLTAIPIVNLIVMPVAVCGGTRLWVENYRSKYRS; translated from the coding sequence GTGCAGTTTACTCAAGGTATGGAATACTTCTTTTCTGGCTTTAAACTAATTAGCCAAAAGGGGTTAAAACGTTTTGTACTTATTCCTTTATTAATCAATATCCTGCTTTTTGGTAGTTCGCTGTTCTTTTTGTACGGCTGGCTAACTGATGGCTTTGCTTACATGAACTCATTGCTACCAGAATGGCTGAGCTGGCTTGAATGGTTAATGTGGCCGATTGCTGTGCTTGTCATTTTATTTAGTTACAGCATGCTCTTTACCGTTATTACGAACTTTATTGCAGCCCCATTCAACGGCTTGCTCAGTGAAAAAGTCGAACTTTACCTGACAGGTCAAAAAGTCAACGATGATGGTCTGCTTGATACAATGAAAGATGTGCCACGCATGCTAGGCCGAGAATGGACAAAACTTTGCTATTACCTGCCGCGCGCAATAGGCTTTTTTATTCTATTATGGATTTTACCTGTGATTGGGCAAGTTTTATGGGTGCTATTCACCTGTTGGATGTATGCTATCCAATACGAAGATTATGCCTTTGATAACCATAAAATTAGTTTTAATGCCATGAAAGATGACTTAAAACAAAAGCAAACCTTATCATATGGCTTTGGTTTAGCAGTGATGCTCTTAACAGCAATCCCCATTGTAAACCTCATTGTTATGCCGGTTGCTGTATGTGGTGGAACCCGGTTATGGGTTGAAAATTACCGCAGTAAATACCGCTCATAA
- a CDS encoding MBL fold metallo-hydrolase — MALRIHSFFHQQSATLCYLVSCESTKNCLLIDAPADFDMPSGELSFTTANEIISFIKTEQLTLQWLLETHAHADHITAASYIKQQLQATHPCKLGTGEGITQVQKHFSQLYNLDMPCNGEPFDALFANKAQFKLGNYMVDVIATPGHTPDSVCYHIDGNVFVGDTFFMPDSGTARCDFPGGSAGELYDSLQQILAFPDDTVLWMCHDYQPDGRPLANKTTVKEQRQQNIHLKGDKQDFIATRENRDATLAVPKLLHPAIQLNIRAGQYPSKTDTQQHYLAIPLTVLL; from the coding sequence ATGGCTCTGCGCATTCACTCTTTTTTTCATCAACAAAGCGCCACTCTCTGTTATTTAGTCAGTTGTGAAAGCACTAAAAATTGCTTGCTGATTGATGCGCCAGCTGATTTTGATATGCCAAGTGGAGAGTTAAGTTTTACCACAGCCAATGAGATCATCAGCTTCATAAAAACTGAGCAGCTGACATTACAATGGCTCCTTGAAACCCACGCCCATGCTGACCATATCACTGCGGCAAGTTATATAAAGCAGCAATTACAAGCCACACATCCTTGCAAGCTCGGCACTGGCGAAGGGATCACACAAGTACAAAAGCACTTTAGCCAACTTTACAATCTGGATATGCCGTGTAATGGCGAGCCTTTTGATGCTTTATTTGCTAATAAAGCGCAATTTAAGTTAGGTAATTACATGGTTGATGTGATTGCCACGCCTGGCCACACTCCTGACAGTGTGTGCTATCACATTGATGGCAATGTATTTGTCGGTGACACTTTCTTTATGCCAGACAGTGGCACAGCACGCTGTGACTTTCCCGGCGGCAGCGCAGGCGAATTATATGATTCACTACAACAAATTTTAGCGTTTCCTGACGATACAGTGCTTTGGATGTGCCATGACTACCAACCTGATGGTCGACCTTTAGCAAACAAAACCACGGTTAAAGAGCAGCGTCAGCAAAACATTCACTTAAAAGGAGATAAACAAGATTTTATTGCAACACGTGAAAACCGCGATGCAACCTTGGCAGTGCCAAAACTACTGCATCCTGCTATTCAATTAAATATTCGTGCAGGTCAGTATCCAAGTAAAACAGACACGCAACAGCATTATCTAGCTATCCCGCTCACAGTGCTGCTTTGA
- a CDS encoding TIGR03503 family protein, whose product MPCMGFATAQDKITPLARDGVKNEIPLLENRFRIDHKIDKVTLLFFRNRGAPAVVLVRPDGTKYYATDSVKNHDLDWYDELSYDLVTITNPMPGPWQVVGKILPGSRIMVMGEIELDVDPLPPMLFRGETVKLTGRVLNDGEPIEVGQFRDVISLNVDFVSTNNSDYSNFGAGTQSVTEFRDDGRGFDERPLDGVFTGEFKLTFPAGEWQPELYIETPILKRTVVQKPIVVHEPPFDYEVALAEQDEDDHILTITLNPEIVKPETVLIQGKIYYPNNEEQMFSIDADKSQMRELAIKNYDWGRYSVELSVFGSNINDREFMATLPTYKFEIERPIEAVPEIVRPEIDLEAQAEQQRIIEEEQKASTTLMVILIVVGNLIVLLLGWLAIRIFVQKKPLKFKVSLPFLKKKNKTENDEQAAKENEVGKNGSKNDKSGEILNLSMSDD is encoded by the coding sequence ATGCCTTGTATGGGATTTGCAACAGCACAAGATAAGATAACGCCATTAGCTCGGGATGGGGTTAAAAATGAAATTCCTCTGTTAGAAAACCGTTTTCGCATCGATCATAAAATCGATAAAGTAACCTTACTGTTCTTTCGTAACCGCGGTGCACCTGCCGTTGTATTGGTTCGTCCTGATGGGACTAAGTATTACGCCACAGACTCAGTAAAAAATCATGATCTTGATTGGTATGATGAGCTAAGTTATGACTTAGTCACTATTACTAATCCTATGCCTGGCCCATGGCAGGTTGTTGGCAAAATTTTGCCAGGAAGCCGTATTATGGTGATGGGAGAAATTGAATTAGATGTAGATCCTTTACCGCCGATGCTATTTCGCGGAGAGACAGTGAAACTGACTGGTCGCGTATTAAATGATGGAGAACCCATCGAAGTGGGGCAGTTTCGTGATGTGATTAGTTTGAATGTCGATTTTGTCAGTACTAATAATAGTGATTACTCAAACTTTGGTGCCGGTACGCAAAGTGTCACTGAGTTTAGAGATGATGGCCGTGGTTTTGATGAGCGCCCGCTTGATGGGGTATTTACTGGCGAATTTAAACTGACGTTTCCTGCAGGTGAGTGGCAACCAGAGCTATATATAGAAACGCCTATATTAAAGCGTACCGTGGTGCAAAAGCCAATTGTGGTGCATGAGCCGCCTTTTGATTATGAAGTAGCACTTGCTGAGCAAGATGAAGATGACCACATTTTAACGATCACCTTAAATCCTGAAATCGTCAAACCTGAAACCGTGCTCATTCAGGGGAAAATCTATTATCCGAATAATGAAGAGCAAATGTTCTCAATTGATGCGGATAAATCACAAATGCGCGAACTTGCAATTAAAAATTATGACTGGGGTAGATACAGTGTTGAGCTATCTGTATTTGGTAGCAATATAAATGACCGTGAATTTATGGCTACTTTACCAACTTATAAATTTGAAATTGAGCGACCCATTGAAGCTGTACCAGAAATTGTTCGCCCTGAAATCGATTTAGAAGCCCAAGCTGAGCAGCAACGAATTATTGAAGAGGAACAAAAAGCGTCCACTACACTAATGGTGATACTCATTGTTGTTGGAAATTTAATCGTTCTACTGTTAGGGTGGCTAGCGATTCGAATTTTTGTGCAGAAAAAACCACTTAAATTTAAAGTTTCTTTGCCATTTTTAAAGAAAAAAAATAAAACTGAAAATGATGAGCAAGCAGCGAAAGAAAATGAAGTCGGCAAAAATGGCTCAAAAAATGACAAATCAGGTGAAATTTTAAACCTTTCGATGTCAGATGACTAA
- a CDS encoding LysM peptidoglycan-binding domain-containing protein, producing the protein MYKSPLVITLALVLSGCQLTASNSDTTANNDVEQQLNGASPSDVNDALMINAQYQQVADLDEPPPVFDDVWERIRYQLSIDVPQNRPVVAERNYYARHQAYLDRISKRAEPYLYFIVEEVEKRQMPIEIALLPIVESAFDPFGYSHRSASGIWQFMPQTGERFDLKQNWWYDGRRDIVQSTRAALDYLSYLHKTLEGDWLNAIAAYNSGEGRLLRAIKKNRKKHLPTDFWSLDLPKETTSYVPKLLALSDLVKRSDEFGVKWQPIINAQVVEAVNVGSQIDLALAADMAGISLTELYRLNPGFNRWATDPNGPHFLLLPSDKVEEFSAKLAKTEQKDRLRWQQYVVARGDSLSVIAKKFSTSTNAIKTLNKLSSNTIRVGQQLLVPLSDGEINSQHLPKSVRMAANKATRKKLSHKVATGDTLWDISREYDVTIAELATWNKLKKDAVLRVGQKLTVYKEEKSQLAATQIKERTITYKVRRGDSLARIAAKFNVSVEDIIKWNSLAGQKYIQPGQKLKLKVDVRSA; encoded by the coding sequence ATGTATAAGTCTCCTTTAGTTATAACACTTGCGCTGGTACTAAGTGGTTGTCAGTTAACAGCTTCTAACTCAGATACCACAGCTAATAATGATGTTGAGCAACAGCTCAATGGCGCAAGCCCAAGTGACGTTAATGATGCACTAATGATTAACGCACAGTATCAACAGGTCGCAGATCTTGATGAGCCACCACCGGTATTTGATGATGTATGGGAGCGTATTCGTTACCAACTTTCGATTGATGTGCCACAAAACCGCCCAGTGGTTGCTGAGCGTAACTACTATGCACGTCATCAGGCATATTTAGACCGTATTTCTAAGCGTGCAGAGCCTTACCTGTACTTTATTGTCGAAGAAGTCGAGAAGCGTCAAATGCCAATTGAAATTGCGCTTTTACCGATTGTAGAAAGTGCTTTTGACCCATTTGGTTATTCACATCGCAGTGCCTCGGGCATCTGGCAATTCATGCCACAAACTGGTGAGCGTTTTGATTTAAAACAAAACTGGTGGTACGACGGTCGTCGTGACATTGTACAGTCGACCCGTGCAGCTCTTGATTATTTGTCATATCTTCACAAAACCTTAGAAGGCGATTGGTTAAATGCCATCGCAGCCTATAACTCAGGTGAAGGCCGTTTGCTACGAGCTATTAAAAAGAATCGTAAAAAGCATTTACCAACAGACTTTTGGTCTTTGGATTTACCAAAAGAAACCACATCGTATGTACCTAAACTGTTAGCACTGTCTGATCTAGTTAAACGCAGTGACGAGTTTGGTGTTAAGTGGCAACCAATTATTAATGCTCAAGTAGTTGAGGCGGTGAATGTAGGTAGCCAAATTGACTTAGCGCTTGCAGCTGATATGGCAGGTATTAGTTTAACTGAACTTTATCGTTTAAACCCAGGTTTTAATCGCTGGGCGACCGACCCTAATGGACCGCACTTTTTATTATTACCGTCTGATAAGGTTGAAGAGTTCTCTGCAAAACTAGCAAAAACAGAGCAAAAAGATCGTCTACGTTGGCAACAATACGTGGTTGCGCGCGGTGACAGTTTATCTGTGATTGCGAAGAAGTTTTCTACTAGTACGAATGCTATTAAAACACTGAATAAACTCTCATCGAATACCATTCGTGTTGGTCAGCAATTACTTGTACCACTGAGTGATGGTGAGATAAATAGTCAGCATTTACCAAAATCAGTGCGTATGGCTGCTAATAAAGCAACACGTAAAAAGCTAAGCCATAAAGTCGCCACTGGCGATACGCTGTGGGATATTAGCCGTGAGTACGATGTGACCATTGCAGAGCTTGCAACATGGAATAAACTTAAAAAAGATGCTGTATTACGTGTTGGTCAAAAGCTAACTGTATATAAAGAAGAAAAGTCACAGCTGGCTGCTACTCAAATCAAAGAGCGCACCATTACTTATAAAGTCCGTCGTGGTGATTCATTAGCGCGCATTGCTGCTAAGTTTAATGTGTCCGTAGAAGATATTATTAAATGGAACTCATTAGCTGGGCAAAAATACATTCAACCTGGGCAAAAGCTTAAATTAAAGGTTGATGTACGAAGCGCATAA
- the speA gene encoding biosynthetic arginine decarboxylase encodes MKETTSLEQARTSYNVRHWSQGFFGINDQGDVYVAPKAHAPEQTIALIDIAQQLQDKGLSLPALVRFPQILHHRVHSLCQAFNTAIENYGYPKDYLLVYPIKVNQQREVVEEIVASQADIEKKQLGLEAGSKPELLTVLAMAEKTSAVIVCNGYKDQEYIRLALIGEKLGHKVYIVLEKLSELDMVLSQAKELNVKPRIGIRVRLASQGKGKWQASGGEKSKFGLSASQVLSVVNRLKASDQLDLIQLVHFHLGSQMANIRDVRLGVSEAARFYCELRKLGAQIDCLDVGGGLAVDYDGTRSQSHNSMNYSLSEYANNIVYTIGDTCKLYEQPMPRIISESGRALTAHHAVLISNVIGTESYVPEDIQAPAADAPLLLKNMWTSWQQLSDDNDDRALIEIYHDSQGDLAEAHNQFALGLLDLTERAWAEQVNLRVCYELNKHMDNKNRFHRPIIDELNARLADKFFVNFSLFQSLPDAWGIDQVFPVLPLSGLTEAPQKRAVLLDITCDSDGAMEHYVDGQGIESTLPVPAFSEEKPYLMGFFLVGAYQEILGDMHNLFGDTHSAIIKMDEQGQAQITEVNEGDTVADMMRYVHLDVESFQQSYAQLVAAKLPETEQQSVLDELQTGLNGYTYLEEL; translated from the coding sequence ATGAAAGAAACAACATCACTAGAACAAGCTCGCACGAGTTACAATGTTCGTCATTGGAGCCAAGGTTTCTTTGGTATTAATGATCAAGGTGATGTGTATGTTGCGCCAAAGGCCCATGCCCCAGAGCAAACCATTGCACTAATCGATATCGCACAGCAGTTACAAGATAAAGGCTTAAGCTTGCCTGCGTTGGTTCGTTTTCCACAAATTTTACATCATCGTGTACATAGCTTATGTCAGGCATTTAACACGGCGATTGAAAATTATGGTTACCCGAAAGACTATTTGCTTGTTTACCCAATTAAAGTAAACCAACAGCGTGAAGTTGTTGAAGAAATTGTTGCAAGCCAAGCTGATATTGAAAAGAAACAATTGGGCTTAGAAGCGGGCAGTAAACCTGAGCTATTAACTGTATTAGCGATGGCTGAAAAAACCAGTGCTGTCATTGTGTGTAATGGCTACAAAGACCAAGAATACATTCGTTTAGCACTGATTGGTGAAAAGCTAGGTCACAAGGTTTACATTGTTCTTGAAAAACTGTCTGAGCTAGACATGGTGCTTAGCCAAGCTAAAGAGTTAAACGTAAAGCCGCGTATTGGTATTCGTGTACGTTTAGCGTCGCAAGGTAAGGGCAAGTGGCAAGCAAGTGGTGGCGAAAAATCAAAATTTGGTTTGTCGGCATCGCAAGTACTCAGTGTGGTTAATCGCCTTAAAGCGTCTGATCAACTTGATCTGATCCAACTTGTACACTTTCACTTAGGCTCGCAAATGGCAAACATCCGCGATGTTCGCTTAGGTGTGAGTGAAGCTGCGCGTTTTTACTGTGAGTTACGCAAGTTAGGTGCACAAATTGATTGCTTAGATGTGGGGGGCGGTTTAGCGGTAGATTATGACGGTACTCGCAGCCAGTCTCATAACTCAATGAACTATAGCCTAAGTGAATACGCTAATAACATTGTATACACCATTGGCGATACCTGTAAGTTATATGAGCAGCCAATGCCGCGCATTATTTCTGAATCAGGTCGTGCTTTAACAGCGCACCATGCTGTATTGATTTCGAATGTTATTGGTACCGAAAGCTATGTACCAGAAGACATTCAAGCGCCAGCCGCTGATGCACCACTTTTATTAAAAAACATGTGGACATCATGGCAACAGTTAAGTGATGACAATGACGACCGTGCATTAATCGAAATTTATCATGATAGCCAAGGCGATTTAGCCGAAGCACATAATCAATTTGCACTTGGTTTGTTAGATTTAACAGAGCGAGCATGGGCGGAGCAAGTTAACTTACGTGTATGTTATGAACTTAACAAACATATGGATAACAAAAATCGTTTTCACCGCCCGATTATTGATGAATTAAATGCCCGTTTAGCAGATAAGTTTTTTGTGAACTTTTCATTATTCCAGTCATTACCGGATGCATGGGGTATTGACCAAGTGTTTCCTGTTCTACCATTAAGTGGTTTAACAGAAGCACCACAAAAACGCGCCGTGTTACTTGATATCACTTGCGATTCAGACGGTGCTATGGAGCATTATGTAGACGGTCAAGGTATTGAAAGCACATTACCTGTGCCAGCTTTTAGCGAAGAAAAACCATATTTAATGGGCTTTTTCTTAGTGGGTGCTTATCAGGAGATTTTAGGTGATATGCACAATTTATTTGGCGACACACACAGTGCAATTATAAAAATGGATGAGCAAGGTCAGGCGCAAATCACTGAAGTTAACGAAGGTGATACCGTTGCAGACATGATGCGTTACGTACATTTAGATGTAGAAAGCTTCCAGCAGTCTTATGCCCAGCTGGTGGCAGCTAAATTGCCAGAAACTGAACAGCAAAGCGTATTAGATGAGCTGCAAACTGGCTTAAATGGTTACACTTATTTAGAAGAGTTATAA